Below is a window of Neofelis nebulosa isolate mNeoNeb1 chromosome 8, mNeoNeb1.pri, whole genome shotgun sequence DNA.
AGAGGGTGTTCGGTAAACATTTGTAGTTATCATTACCCGGGCAACTAAATAAGAGAAAGGGCATCAATTCTCTCTTGAGTCATCACGTACTATATAacttcaggaaaggaaagaaggtagaCCTGGATAGAAAAATAACGTATCAAAATTGGTTTCTTTCCAAGAACACAGATGCAGCCCTTgtccagaaaaatggaaatggcATGGGGACAAATGCTACCGATTCTGTAGAGACAGCAAGAGTTGGCAAGGCTGTGAATATTTCTGCATTGCAGAGAACGCCACCATGCTGAAGATAAACACGCAGGAAGTGCTGGTAAGATCCTGAGGCTTAGTCGGTGCATGAATTGTTCGCAAAAGGAGATCTTTCAAAGCGCCGTTTAAGAAGAATCTAAGGAGTCAATGCTCACAGAGTCTCACACTTACTGCCATCAAGGCCTAAGTCTTACTCCTGTTGTGTCGAGTGATTCCCTGGGTTATGGAAGAAGGCATTTTCTGTTCTCCACAGAAACCCATGCCTTAGAACCACGAGAGGAAGCGCTTCAAAATCTCCACCAGTCAGGAATCAAATTAGAATCTGTTTTCGTGCCTCACCTCCTTGGATGTGGGCAGGAAGGGCACAATATGGAGGCAGTGTCAGAAAGATGAAAATAGTCCTTCCTGTCCTTCCGTTATAAAGGGACAAGgcctttcattaaaaatatttcattaagtaAATCATTACTAGAGTTTACAGATAAATATCTTGCTTTCCAGAAGTTTATAACCTAACATAGACTGGTCAAGGCAAATATGAAAGTGAAATTATAAATTGACATATATTAAGTATATGCGgttaaaataaactctaaaaatcaCGTAATTGTCgccaccttaaaaaaatatttatcgtTGCCTTTGGATTTAGTCCCTCAAGCAGTGTGGCCGTTATGTATTTATCATTGTTTTAGCGGAGGTCTCGGCCCAAAGTAAGTAGTTTATCCACAAAGGattatttaattgaaataaaagGCCACCTCACTATGCAAACGCTTAACATCCCTCTGGTTACATCCGAATTCCTACCTACTTTCTGAAATCTGTGATGAATAGAACTCTGCACTGTCTCTTATCcactaaaataatatttgtatccTTTCTTGACAGCTCAATTTAGGCAGAAAGGGAGGTAACTTTATTTGACTAAGACAATGTGTCATACCATAAGCCCATCTAATTTTTCTTATTCCCTTTGTTTCCCCCACCTCTCATACATACTGAGGACTCAGGTATATAATTGAACTGCGTTATATATAATGGTAGGGAAGTTATACAGTGATTTTCTCTCATGCTTCATATccttgtatatatttaaatcatttccaTGTGATTtatattcagaacttttaatTTGAGGGATCTACTCTTCAGTCGGAAGTATTTCAACTACACTTCTTTCGATAGGCCTACTCGATGACTATTACTTAGTGATAGTTTCACACTATCAATAATAGTTTTACACTGCCAATAATCTTTTCTTGAACAAACATGTGCCATTAACTAACTGAAGGgttgaagacataaaaaaatgtgtgtgtccTTAAGGAACTCATAATATGGTGGAAAAGAAGGACATAAAAATGGATAATTATCacaaatttatataatttctatgTTATCAAGAGTGAGACTAGATAGAAGGAAGTgaataacttaaaaacatttcagtataggggcgcctgggtagctcagttggttgagcgtctgactttggctcaggtcatgatcttgcgatttgtgagtttgagccccacattgggctctgtgctgacggctcagagcctggagcctgcttcagattctgtgtctccctctctgccccttcccatgctcatgctctgtctctctctgtttctcaataataaataaatgttaaaaaaaataaaaaattttcaatatagatattagggaagaaattatatatatgagtatatatgtatatataaatactatacaaaaatataaatagacacacacatgaaaaatttctctgcccttccttgtcTGAGACATAAATCATCCTTCCAGATTTTCTCTTACATCTTTTTGcattaaattatattcattagtcttttctccttctgggtcAGTCCCTGTATAAAGGTTATTTTTCCCATGTTTACACTTGTCCTTCCATATTCTTCCATTTCCCAGAATTACTCCCCATCTCTTTGTAAATCTGCCtctcatttttttatataaaccTTAGTATTTGTGACTTGCAAATAATGGGTCGTTTATAAATCTTGGTTGATGCGATTCATGGTTTCAGAATATCAGTATACATTCCATAATTATTAAGACAAGATCAATTCTTTAACTTGGCCAAACTGACCTCCCCGCAGACACTTTTTCTCTTAAGGGCACTATCACCTATGTGGGGCAGGACTCATGTGTTGTTCTTATATTAAAAGTGTTGGCTGGCCCTACACATCTCTGTGTGTATAGGGTGTAACATCTCTAAAGCTAAAGATTTTCTTGTGTGCCTTTCACAGGAGTTTGCCATGCCTCAGAGCTACTCTGAGTTTTTCTACTCTTATTGGACAGGGCTATCCCGCAATGGCAGCGGACAGGCGTGGCTATGGACCGATGGAACCCCGTACTCCTCTGAACTGTAAGCCTTCAGAACATTTTGTGGGAAAAGCATTTAATAGAGAGGGTTTGCTTGCGTCACAGGGTCCAACAATTGGGTTCAATCAGCATTAGTCGAATATCTGCTTCGCACTGGGTGCGGAGTTTGTAAGAGGATGGACCAAgatgttcaaaaataaaacatagtgcTTGCTTTTCAATGGCTTATAAACCTGTGAAGGAGACCTACAAACTGTTAGTGAAACAGTGGGGGCAGTTCCCCGTCTGGATGCTTTCAGAGTGTTTATCTCAGGGCCTGAAGTCCCTTGGAGTTATCAATACCCGGAGACAATATAAGACCTCAGATTTCTTGGCTTTCTGGGTAGTGTAATAGGGAgcgcatatttatttatttaattaattttatttttcatttaatttaattaattattttttttaatgtgaaatttattgtcaaatgggtttctatacaacacccaggggAGCACATCTTTAAAAGTACAGTTTCTGAGACTAGATTTGCTGACGTTGTAAGAGTAATAttatcaaaaattacttttactTATGTGAGCACTTAGATAGGATTGTCATGGTATCTTTTGAAACAGGTAAATGTAATACCTATCCCCAAATATATTACAGTTTAAAGCCACATTCGGACAGATACCTTTCTTCTCTCTATATTGTACAGTATATCTTCTCCCAGGAGGTAGGACGTAATCagtgtaatcattttttttttaattttacagttaATTAAACTGAGTCGCAGATGATTTCTCAGATGGtggtaaaatcatatgataaatTTGATGGATTGTAGCATGCCTCCTAGTTTTAATTAGAAACACCTTTTGCTGCTTTAGATGAATGGATGCTTCTAAGAATGAGTATGGAAATTGAGGGGCTGAAAGTAAGAGCTTGGTGACCCCGTCTTTGCAGTAAATTCATTCTGCGTTTCTATTCCACAATTTTGTCAAGTGAAGAATACTCCCTATGTACTCTCTGGGTACTTAACGTTTCATTTTAGAAGTAAACTATGATtcaattcttcttcttttttttttttttttcctttcttcaaggTTGGAGATTATAATAGATTTCACCAGCCTAAGAAGCAGGGACTGTGTGACCATCCTCAATGGAAAGGCTTTCTCAAAGGACTGCAAAGAGTTGAGGCGGTGTGCGTGTGAAAGAAAGGCTGCAGCAGTAAAGCTTGAGAGTCTCCATTAGCCTCTCTGAGCCATTACGTG
It encodes the following:
- the CLEC1A gene encoding C-type lectin domain family 1 member A isoform X1; this translates as MQAKYSSTRDMLDDDGDTVVSVHSRASSPTQQPEAGRKGHRPPSSVWRPVALTLLTLCLVLLLGLLALGLVFFQFYQLSNTQQDSISNKEERLANLSLQLQSLQTKNRKLAEILQRMAEKLCRELYNKTGEHRCSPCPEKWKWHGDKCYRFCRDSKSWQGCEYFCIAENATMLKINTQEVLEFAMPQSYSEFFYSYWTGLSRNGSGQAWLWTDGTPYSSELLEIIIDFTSLRSRDCVTILNGKAFSKDCKELRRCACERKAAAVKLESLH
- the CLEC1A gene encoding C-type lectin domain family 1 member A isoform X2, which gives rise to MFPEQLKKVVQDIFYQLSNTQQDSISNKEERLANLSLQLQSLQTKNRKLAEILQRMAEKLCRELYNKTGEHRCSPCPEKWKWHGDKCYRFCRDSKSWQGCEYFCIAENATMLKINTQEVLEFAMPQSYSEFFYSYWTGLSRNGSGQAWLWTDGTPYSSELLEIIIDFTSLRSRDCVTILNGKAFSKDCKELRRCACERKAAAVKLESLH